The genomic region TGACGCCTTACCCAAGCTTTTTTGGATCAACACCTGATCCTGTCCTAGCTTTGGGTAGTCATTTGCAGATGTTTATTGTGTGTgagaattattaaaatgaatCCATCTGAAAGCCAGCAACAATGGCTTGTAATTTGCccacaaagagggaaaaaatgggaTGTTACTTGCttgaggcagggaaggaaggagggagaaggttTCTCTCTGGCTTTGAAAAATTGTCAAAACTGTCAGTGCTAAGctgaaaatactgaagtaaGAAGCTGCAGAACAAAATTAGTAGAGCcgtttataaaaaaaaaaaaatctactattTGCAGCGCAGGGTGTGAGCAAGTACGTCAGATGCTGGCACACGCTCCAGTGGCAGGCTGCAGGGTtgagccccagcccagggctgcggTAGCACCCTGTGCATAACCCGGCCACTGCTTCGTGTCCCCTTGCTACAGCATCACCAAGAACAGCTTCCCTCTTTCCCATCAACACCAGGTTAGCTTTAAGTTGCCTgaatcatttggaaaaaaaaaaataagcctgAGGGTGGACCCAAATCAAATTCTCCAGGTGCAAATGCCTGACATCACAGGGGAAACCACAGCCTAGAGCTCAGCCTGGCTACTCAGGGCCGTGTTCGCAAACAAAGGCAACCCTGGAGCACCACCGAGGCACAGAGCATACCCAGCCCAGCTGATGCGGCTCACTGGCAGGCACAACAGTTATTAATCGGTACCCCGAAAAGCAGCAGCGAAGGCAATGAAATGAGGGACACTTTGAAATTAGCGCAGATATGCCAGAGAGAACTGCAGTGGGGGAAGCCAGCTTTGAAAGAGATCCACTGCTGAAGCTTTCCCCAAGCATTTTCGTTTTTGAAATTTTGCTTCTTGTCTTATCTAGGTATTTaaacaattaataaaaaatgactGAGAGCTAGTGACTCagtcacatttaaaaaaaacccaggtttTTCAGATTGCAGGTATAGCAGAGTACATTTTTGCAAACACACAAAACGTTTTGGGAATCAAGCTCTAAAGTCTCGAGTGCAGCAAATCAGATCAAATCTGGATCTTTGAGCCAGGAATATGAAATTTGTAACACTAATTCATGCCACAATGAGTTGATATGTTTATTTGGTTTCGGGAAATAGAAGACAACTGGCAGTGACCCTATTCTGGGGAGACGGGAAGGAACCTGAGATTTTCTGCCACTTTCACAGGAATGACTCCCAAACAGATGATATAATTTTTGAGCATAGCGCAGGTCAGGTCGACAGCCTCTGCCTGGCAAAATATCTAAATCCACGATTTGGCTACTAGAGGTATTCTTCAAAACGGTGCTCAGCTGCCACCTCAGTCTTTATGTGCAGTGGCATCTGCCGGCTGATATTAAATGATTGCCTTTGTGAAGAAACCGTCCCTTCTCGTAAGTTCCCAGTTCAAGCTAAATCCTGGAGTCAGAAACCAGGCCGGAGAGCGCCTGTTCTGCCAGCAGGACCTGATGCTCTGAGCGCGTGAAGATTTTATATTTGCCAAGTTCAGCAACCGGGACAGGCAGCTGCCGGGAAGCggcacagcccctgccctcGGCAGCCCAGGGCGAGACTCCCCTCACCAGCAGCACTTCCTTCACCCATTTTTAGGCACCCCTCGGCGCCTGCTGTAGATGTCACTAGTTAACTACTAACAGGCTGTGAAATGGCTTTGCATTAAGATACCCAGCCAAAGACACTTGCCCCAGGAGACATAACAAGAGAGGGCAGCATCAGAGATTTTGCAGCCACTTGGTTGCCCGCCtaatgtattaaaaaacccactgaCCATCCACAGCTTTCTTATAGTTTACTCGCAGAAAACAAGACCACTGGTCTCTCAAGCTGGTCATGAGAAACTGAGATATGCACCACTTGGGAGAAGTTTAAAGTGGAAACTAATAAATAGGTACCAAAAAACCTATCTTCAAACCTCTCAATTCAGTACCATTTcccctatctttttttttttaaaaaaaacaacctctaATCCTGGAGGAGCTGAAATATTCCCCTTGCCTGAGTTAATGCTGCCAACGTGATGTTGCTGGAACCACTTACATAAATTTTCATACTACATCAATGCACCGAGATTTTCCACTAGCTGCAGTAAAACAGACTCATGTTTTTGGACCAAAAATCGATTTCACTTTGCACTTTTAGATATGTGGtatgtgaaaaaaagagaaaaaaaataaaacaaacacaaaaaatcaccatgaaaataaacagcatttttcatctGAAGGAACGACAtgttctctctccctcctctccactCTCTGGAGTGTTTTCtattaatattaacatttttttctgcccaGCTGTTTCCTCCCAGTGTAATCTCCTATGTAATCTCTTCACAGGTGTAGATTCTTTATACCAGCCCCAAATTGCTTTTTGCCTGGCTGACGAAAAACACTTTTGGAGAGCAAAGCTTTCACCCTTTCAAAGACACCTAGAGCATTAAAGGGCATGGACTCAAAAGCTTTGACAGTAAGACCCCCACAGCCCCCGCTGCCTCTCAGCAGCAGAATGCATTGTGCTATGAAAATGATGAACGATCGTCAGCGGTGTGATCATGTGTTATTCTTGACAGCCAGGAGATGGGAGCTGCACTGTGTGTATATATTCCTCCAGAGAGGCAACAAAACAAGGTGGTTCAGTCCTGCTTCCCAGGTCACATCCTACATCAGCAAGCTGTTGAAAGCAATTGCTGTGGGCAGCCGCTTTACTGTCCATCCCTCATCACTGCCTCCAAACTGTAAATCTCTCCCGAGGACAGTGTGTGtgcgctggttttggctgggatagagttaattttcttcatagtggcTGGTATGGGGTTTTCTCACTTTAATTCTTCTGATtgtctcctccatcccaccagggggtgAGTGAGGGAGTAGTTCTGTGGTGctttagttgctggctggggttaaaccacgagAAAGTCcagggtaaaagtgaggaaacccatgggttgagataaagacagattaataagtaaagcaaaagctgtgcatgcaagaaaagcaagataaggaattcattcaccacttcccatgggcaggcaggggttcagccatctccaggaaagcagggctccatcacaggcAACGGTTACTTGGGGAGACAAACGTCATCACTCTGAAAGCCCTccatctccttttcctttccccagctttatatgctgagcatgatgtcatacggtgtgggatgcccctctggtcagttggggtcagctgtcctggctgtgccccctcccagctacttgtgcacccccagccccctcgctggtggggtggggtgagaagcagaaaaggccttggctccgtgtcagcactgctcagcaggaacgaaaacatccctgtgttatcaacactgtttccagcacaaatccaaaacacagccccctGCTAGacactaggaagaaaattgactctatcccagccaaaaccagcacagtgtgttacctgctctctcttcccagtCTCTCCCACAGCATGTTATGGGATGGCTGTGCAGAAATGGGGTTCCTGAGAGCCCACGCCactgccttccctcctccttttgcAGAGAAAGCTATCAAAATGGAGAGGCTCATAGAAGGAATGAACAGCCTCATGTTGactcctgttaaaaaaaagaaaacaaaagcagaaggagGATGAATGAGACTGGATACCAGGGGACTGATACCAGTGCCAGGTAAAAGCAGTCATTTTACTTTACGTTTAGAAACACAATTTTCTGTGGCATATgtgtcaaagaaataaaacttgcCACAGGCAGTAACTGTCATTTACTCCTGTagctgtactttaaaaaaaatccccaaagttTATACTGCGACCAGGATGCCCCAGCGTGCTGTACCAGACAACACTTGAGTGCTGCTCCCAGGCAAACAGCACACAAATCCCTGAACCGGTGAGGCACGTGACGTGTCATGGCACAGCAGCCACGCAAGCCTACCCGCTGCTCTGTGCCTGGCTATAATTAAACTTTGCATTTGCCAGTAGCACTGGTCTCTCAGCCAGGCTTATGAACCACTGCACAAAAGCCCATACAGGCCGAATGCAGCGCTGCGTGCACTTGCATTTTACAAGCGTGGGCTGTGCCTGCACCCCCTCCCGCAAATCCAGCCTCCACTGGCGTCTCACCCAGCTTGCAAGGCAAGACTCTAGGGCAGGAAACACATGCCTTTTTTACTCACTTTCTCCAACTTTTAAGATAAAAGCTAGTGCAGTTTCACTTCAAAATTGCAACTTTGTTTCCAGaaagacttttaaagaaaaaaaagcacctgaaAATGGTCAGAAGGAATGCTGCTACAAAATGAGGAAAACGTTGCTTGATGAAGGAGGGCTGTGTCCTACACCCATAGGAAGAAGAGTGGGAAAGGTACATTATCTACTGCCTGCTACCTTAGGAAAATTCACATAAGCCGAGGTTTCATCTTCTTTCTACACTTGTGTTTATTCAGTAAACTGCAAGACAGGAGTTTGCATTGTATCTAGCTGAAATCTGCACACAAGCTGCCACCAATGCAGAGCCCATGCTCTCCCCCTcacccaggaggagctggagcaggcagTACCTCTGCGCAGCTGACATAATTCGGCATTGAAACGAACAAATTCATGCCAAAATACTTTGGTGCCCACTGCTGAGGAGCTGCATGTCCTATGTAACTGCAAGGTGTTTACTGAGAACTGGATCAGCGTGGGTAAGTCTACTGTTCTCCTTCTCGCAGCAAAAGGCACCGAGGCACGCAGTTAAAGTTTGTCCTGTGTTACAAAACAAGTCAGTCGCAGTACAAGGAATAAAAGCTGATTAACAATTACAGTGACACTGTTGTTCAATGTGTCCTTAATGTCAgcacaaagggggaaaaaacaaactacCCAACAACATACCCAAGTCgaagtaattttattaataactcAGAAGAGAAAATTGCTACATTTTACTGACAGAAAACCACAGCTTTATGTACCAGGGCAGAACTTGGGAAGCTGCATACCAAAATGCCGATTATGCAAATTTCTTATGAACATTTTTAGACAAGAATGAAGcagggtttattttctttaattaaaaatagaatccTACATAGTTCATTAGCATGGATTCAGAGCAGAATGAATACTAATGTAGCCCACCTCTCCCAATTCTACCTGCCAGAAataccaaggggaaaaaaggttagAAGATGGATTCCTGAGCAACTGTCAGTGCAACTAGGTAATGTCACTGCAAGGCTGCAGGCATCTTGGAAAGGTCACAGAGATCATGAAAACCTTTTTGACCAGAAAAAGGTAAACGATACTGCCACCTTCAAAAAGGCAAGAAAGGGGATCTGGGGAACTATGGGCTAGTCAGCCTCACTTCAGTCCCCAGGAAAATTACAGAATAAGAATTGTGTGCCACTCCAGGCACACAAAATACCAGGTGACAGGGAACAACCAGTCAACACCAATTTACTAAGGGCACATTCTGCCTGTCCATCCTGACTGCCATCTAGGAGGCACGGACTGGCTCTGTGGCAGAAGGGAAACAGCAGATGTCATTCACCTTGACCACAGAAAGGCTTTCAACAGCGTGTCCCACAGTGGCCTGGGAGCCAGACGGAGGATATGAACTACAAGGTGGGTGAAAAACTTCTGGACCATCAAGCTCAAAACAGCCAGTGGTTCAAGTCTAACTGTCAAGTGGTTACACGTGACATTCCTCAGTAGTCAAAACTAGGGCAAAATGTGTTGAACATCTTCCTTAACTACTTGGGGTGCAGAACGCCCACCTAAGGACACTGCTTTGtgtagcctggagaaggctgaaagGAGACCTAACTACAGTGTCCCACTACAGAAGGGACTGCGGAGAATTCAGACAGACTCTTCTGAGGCACTCAGTGAAAGTGCAAGAGACAACAATCGCAAGCTGCAACCAGGGAGTTGGCCACAAAGAACAAATGCTTGCCCACAAGAGCAGCTAAGTGCTGGAGTGGGCACCCAGACAGTGGAACCTCCACCACCAGAGGTTTCCAAACCTCAAGGTCTTGAGCAACTTAGTCTTGCTTTGAAGTTGGCCTGGTACTTCACAgcaggttggactagatgacctccaaatGACCTTTCAACCCAACTTCTTCCATAATTCTGTGATGCTAAGTGTATACGTAAGTAGAAGTCTAATCAGTGAAAAGCTAGTAGTCACATTTATTCTGACAGGGCTTCAGGCTGTTCCACCCATCAGGTCTCAGACACCATTACTGTGCTTCTTCATCCAAAAAGCTCATATACTGTTTCCGAGCAGGCAAATCATCAGCTGGCCTGTTGTATGCTGTCCAGACGGGTTCTCCAACAAACAGCCTCATTGCCTTCACATAATTCTGTCAAAGAACAAGAAGTCACAAGTAATTTAAGAGCTCCTTTCCATGGGATCCCAGTTCTGAAGTTAATGGTTTCATTTGTACTTCTGCAGCAATTTCTGAAACCATTTCAAGATGGACCAAAAGCTTCACGTGTTCCAGAAAACTGTCCCACtatgctgctgttcctgctccCAGCTACTGCAGTGGGAGAATTTGTACCTATGCAGTGATATATTGTATCACAACCAGCGCCTCAGGTCAGGGCAGAGACAGTGCTTCACCCTGCgtcaaagaaaccaaaaaaatcctgcCTTATACAAATCATTTTGCACTGGATCCACAAACTGAGCAGTGCAGCACCTAAATCCTACTTGTTTAGTCAAACAACAGCAATCAGAATACCCAAGATGGCTACACAATGACTGAGGAATACTAGAGGCTTCAAAGTGACCGCCACAAAAGCTGAATGGAAAGTGCATAAACTAGCCAAAAAATAATGCTGTGGGAAGTCAAAAGTCTCCAGattccaaaaggaaaaggaacagcCCCGCCACCAGCTAGCCAGAAGTATGCCAGGTGTGAGGTACAGTTGTGGCAGCAGAAAATGGGATTTTACATCCTGCAGAAGTGCTCTAACCACTGAGTTATggggaactctcctctcctgacCACTACACTGCAGGTTTAGACTCTGCCTATCTTGTAAACATTGCTAAGTGCTTATCTTGCACAAAAGTGCTCAGCAACATCAAAAATAAAGTTAGGTACTAAAAGAACTTGGCTGCAAAATGCAAGGTTCTAGTAGTACTTGAAGAATTTACTTTGAAGATGGCACTTCTGGACTACAGTTCCTGAAGTGGACAAACATTTAAGACTTCTTGCAGATTCAACCCATAACCCCTGACACTCCAAATAGTGGCTCTGGACTCTGAAATCCTTCTTTCACTGAAGCCTAATTTAGCACTCATGAAAAATACCACTGCTGGACACAGATATGCTCTGTCTATCCCCACTAAGATAGTAACAAGGCAACGCAGAAGAATCCATCTACATCTCAGCCAACAGCAGGGGCAATTGTGGGAGGGACAGCCACAGGGCTTGGCGCTCACACCACTGTCACATAGGATATGCTACGGATATCACATGGCAATGACTTGCAGTTACAGCTGATGAGAGGAAGCTGGATTTGTGACCTGGAGATGAAAGGTTCAGACGCTATGaattatttagtatttttcatGTACCTACTTCATATTTAATATGTTTTGCTAATGAACTGCAAGTCTCGGGGCACTAATGTGATATATACTCGCATCGATTTGTCATCAAAGTTTACAGTAATCTATAACAACATACGTTCTCATCCAGTGTAAATCGGTGATATATGCCGGCGGGGAGGGTTATCATGTCTCCTTTTTCCATGGAAATCCGGATCCATTTGTCATCCTTGTCTCGAACATCAAAATAGCCAGATCCATCTAAGATGTAGCGGATTTCATCATCTAGGTGTAAGTGTTcttcataaaatgtttttatctaGGAAGAGCAAGTATTACTTAAAACTACCGAACACAGAAAAACTGCAAAGGAATCTGCTAGAAACATGTGGCAGATCAGGCAAAGGCTTTCAAAGTTAAATCACAGCGCAGTTACCCTAACAGATGATACCAACATGGTTAAAATGGCCAATCCAGCCAGCCAGACCCTGTCTCAGAACAATTCTAAGTAGGCTGCTACATGTCCGTTGGAAGACAGGAGTTTCTCTGGCAAGGAACAGCAGCTATAGCTGTACATAACCAGTCTCTGAATAACAGTAATGCTGACACCCATTTGAGAGAGAGGTGGGTAAAGCTTCCCACCGGAAGATTTGGTCCTTGCAGTAGTTCAGCTTGAtcattttgtgccttttttttttcctgacgcacaaaaataaaacagagctaCAGATTATTCCCCCTCTTTTAAACTGGTGTAGGGCTGAATTAGCCCCACAGACTAATGTGAAAATCCAGTTATTGCCAAACGTGGCCCACCTATGGCAATCTGATGTAAACAGCACGTCACGCCTGCCCCCATGCAGCAAGCCCCAGCTCCAGGCTCtttcctcccaggcagcagcagcaacattCTTGTTTTTTCCGGAATGGTGAATTCTTTGTACATTTCAcagcacagaacaaaacatgctttaaagGTCCAGTTAACAGAGACCTGAGCAGGTTAGCACACAGAAAGCAGTGCAATGCCAGGTACTAtcacctgctccagcctggatGCTGTTTAGCTACACTGGTGCAGGTGTCCCTCAGGCAGTACTGATCCAGCACGGCAAGGTGAGCAAAAGGCCAGGCCATATGCCCTGTCAATAACAGCCCATTTTTGTGTCAGGCAGAGCCCACCCAGGCAATCTGAGTTACTACCTACCTCAACTTCTCATCAATTTAAAACCAGTATAACACAATGGGCTTAAAACAAACTGGTAAATGGAAACTTAATGAAAACATTGAATTGCCACCAGGTTGCTGTCTTCAGATCAGGGCAGAATGCCAGCACCCAGAGGCGGGGAGGAGAAAGCTCCTTCTAGGAAGCTGATCCGAGAGCCTGGCACCATTTGCATTCAGCCATTACAAAATAGCCAAGGCACCAGCTTcctaaggtaaaaaaaaaaaatataaaaatcctGTACAGGGAATGTGCCCCTCCAATTCCACAAAGTTGGCATTCACTTTGAAAAGACATATTTGGCAAGCAGCCATTAGGATGTTCCAGCCTTCAAAGCCCATGCCCAGCTGGCAACCACCTGCCTTCATCCCAGGGAGGCTCTCCCAGGACAGGTCAGCATCAGCCAGGCTCTTCTGGTAGGAATCTTAGTTTTGAAATGACACAGGGATGGAAACTATCCTTAAAACTTTTGAAGGCAATCTACAGAAGCAAAAGGCCTCTTGCTCTTTCTAAAACAAtatcaaaactgtttttctaaTGTTAATGACTTTAGCAGATAATGTGTTTTACACATGGAAATCTCATCTTTGTGCCCCTGCTCAGGGCACACAGGTGTCTGAGAAGCTGGCCGCACACTCTAGCGGTAGACTTGAGCGTGCAGATCCTTGTTCAAAGCAAAGACATGCTTACCTTTTCCTCATAATTTGGAAGCTTGTCTTTATGTATGGTTATTATATCCATCCAAGAATAATTTTCTGCCCTCCGAATCTCTTTCAGACACGGATCAGTCTCATAGTTATCAGCATCCAACTGAAAGTTAGCCagggaaataaagaaagaaagaaagaaatgcatgcGATCAGACACAGTTGCTTCGGACGCCATTCCGCCGACCTCCCGGGGCGAGCAGCGCCCAGGCCCGCCCCGCTCCACAGGCCTCCCCCGGCCCGCGGGTAGTCCGCCcaggcccggcccgccgccgccagccccgccgaggccccgcacggccccgccgccagcgccagctccccccggccgccccgggcACTCACCCTGCGGTAGACGACGCCGAGGCGGcgcagctgctgcaggctgacgGGGCGGTTGGGCCGCAGGCGGTGGGGCGCCCGCTGGTCCCCCGCGGACTCGTCCATGTACCAGGCCTCCACcatcccgccgccgcccgccgctgGGCCGGGCTGGGCGCTCCCCGCGGCTgggccgggccccgcagagCCAGCCTATGGGGAGAGCCCCGAGCGGGCGCCATTTGCCGCTCCGAACAGGCCGAGCGGGGCGCCGCGGGCAGCAGGCGCGGCTCCGGGCTCCCCCCGGCACACCTGCTCGGGCAGGGTCTCCTCACCCGCAGGAGCCCTCTCGGGTAGGCGCTGGCTACAGCACGCGTCACGCCTGGCTTCAACAGCGGTCGCGTCCACATCTAGTCCACCCTGGCAGTAATGGTCTGAGTGCATTTACCAGTAAGCCTGAGCCTCAAAGACCTAAGTTGCAACCCTACAATGTGGAGAAATAAAAACGTAGAGTGGTTAGACACACTGCCCAGAAACCTTGTCTTGTCTCCATCCATGGAGACACTCACGCCCTGAGACACCTGGTCTGGGTGACCTGCTTGAGCTGGGGTGGACAAGACGCACTGCGGCCGTCACCTCCAGCCTCCACAGTTCTGCAATTCTGCATGGTTACGTGATTCTGTACAGTAAATAAACTAACAGCCACCTAATCATGATTAAGGATGGAGtaacaactgaaaaagaaacaatccccccttaaatatttttcttcctaaaaagaAGAGTTTCATACTTACCAAAATGTCTTGTCTTAACCTCCATTTCTCAGATTCTTAGAAATGTTACTAGATCCCTTTAATGTACAGTATTCAATGTATAAGCACTACTGGTTATCAACTCTGGATAAATGTAATTGCAAGTCCCATAGCATGACAGATAAGCTGGTCTAATGCTGGTATTGTCCACATTTTTAGAAGCACATACAAACCCAGTCGGAAGTTCAATGCCTATCCATCAAATGTCACAGCTGCTAAATGACAATACCCTCCTGAAACTGCAGCTCCCTGAAAAGCATGACTTGAATGGTCAACATCTTCTGTGGGTCCTTGACCCGTTAGGTCCAGTTAAGAAGCATTATTAGCTTTCAAACCTTTAATCAGCCTTAATCTTGTAActttcccctcagccttcttctGTCCTGAATTTCCAGGGTAAGAATGAATAATGGTATCAAATTAACATAAAACTCTTCCCTGTTAGATTTCCTATTATAATCTACCTATTAGATTCAGGTAGTAAAAGTTGCTTAAATTCAGTACTACACTGATGTTATGATTTGCCCACTGCTatctacccttttttttttttcaaagctgctgcttaaaaaaaatacaggttttcatACAGTAAATAGGATCTACATGTTTAACTGGAGATATATGATAGGCAGATGATCAGATGCCACCTCTTCAGTATGTTGTTTGTCACACTGTTCTGCCCCAACTAGAGATCCGATCAGGGATGATGGGGTGTTCTCTTTCAAGCCAAACTTCTAAAATAAACAAGCAGATGGATAATTATGTGCATATACACAAAAGAAGCTGAGGGGAAAATCTAACCAGTGCCCTACCTTACCCCTAGATGAGCTTTACTGTGCAGTTTTGgatgagagaaaacaaataaacgTCACTCATTTTTAACTACTAGCTAGCCAGTTTCCTCATTCTATCATAATTCATACAACTAAATATGTAAGAGCTCACACTTTGCCTCAATAAAGATATTATAATGCATGAGAACTATTAAGACATCAAGCTTCAGCAGCTCTACCATTCTGCACAGCAAtcaacaaatacaaaaaaaattcagcgACTTCTAACTTATGCCCTACTATTCATTGCTATGAAGGTACCTTACAAAGAAGTTGACAAAGGTAACACACCAAACCTGTTTGCTCTTCCCATATagatgcacagaaaataaaactcttgATTACTGGTAATTACTCTCTAATTCAAGTGCACATTAGCCATTCCATTAATCTCATCATTGACTggagaggtaaaaaaaaagtcaaacccTTGACATCCAGAAGGTCTGGAGAAGCTGATCACCTTCCAGTTCCATTTCAGATAAAGTGGCCAACTATTACCTTTGGGACAACACTGAAGTCTAACTAACAATGCTAATGAGAACAAGTATgcataaaaaattacttaatgGAAACAGGAAGCCAGAAACAAAGAGCATGGACATtaagcagctggagagagaacAGTAAAAATTCATTGCTCAAGCTTTCTTGTGACCTGgctttttagtttgtttgtgCTACCTTGCAAAGGAAGTAGTATTGTGAAGAAGTCTGCAGATGCTGTAACTGATGATGCTGTGAGGCACAGGTGTGTTTCAAGCCCACCTGTAGAGTGGTTACTGCTAGCACCAGAATGCCAATGAGTGTTAATGGACACCTCTTTGTTAGGTCACTGACCTCTTACCAAACCAACgaaccccaaagccccccaacCCCAAATATTTTTGGCGGTTAATATATATCTCtgtacaaaaaaattaatttatttcactaACAGGAAGATACAGAATACTTAGGATAAAgatttaatattatttcttcagaagtCTGTCTCCACAGTGAATTCAGAAGTCTACAAGACAGCTAAAATCACTGACTGCGGCCCTTCAGTaagatggagaaaaagcaaaCGCTCTGTATCATCAACTAAATATCGActtatttgtaaaacaaatgctaTAGAAGAAAACGTGGGGGTTTTTTCACCCCAGAAGTTGGTTTATACACTTCAGGCCAGTAATAAGTACAATTCAAAGTTCCAACTCCGAAACAATTACAGCAGTTCAAGTTGTCACTGTTACATCAGTCCTTTTCCTTCCACTGCAACAGTCTCTAGTCCCAGTACATCAGGACTTTTTCTTACTAGCTCCTTCTCTTGCTAGTCTATCAGCTTCTTCATTTCCTTGGAAGCCAGCATGACCAGGAATATGCATCTGTTAGGACAA from Phalacrocorax carbo chromosome 3, bPhaCar2.1, whole genome shotgun sequence harbors:
- the ADI1 gene encoding acireductone dioxygenase, translated to MVEAWYMDESAGDQRAPHRLRPNRPVSLQQLRRLGVVYRRLDADNYETDPCLKEIRRAENYSWMDIITIHKDKLPNYEEKIKTFYEEHLHLDDEIRYILDGSGYFDVRDKDDKWIRISMEKGDMITLPAGIYHRFTLDENNYVKAMRLFVGEPVWTAYNRPADDLPARKQYMSFLDEEAQ